Genomic DNA from uncultured Acetobacterium sp.:
GCCAAACTGATTGCCACCAACCCGGATTTAACCGGCCCCACCGAAGAAGGTATTGTGCCGGCTTGTCGAGCCCTGGTAGCCCCGATTGAATTATCAACCGGCAAAGCTGCCTATTATGTGGGTAAGCCTAATCCACTGATGATGCGTACCGGCATTAAACGTCTGGGCGTACATAGCGACGATGCCCTGATTATCGGTGATCGCATGGATACCGATATCATCGCCGGCATCGAATCCGGTCTGACCACCTTTTTAGTACTCAGCGGTGTGTCCACCCGGGAAACAGTTAAAGATTTTCCCTATCGTCCCAACTACATTCTCACCGGCATTGATGAAATTGTCGCCGGATTGGGATTGCATTAAAAATTTCCGTTACCAATAAAAAAGCTGGAAGGTATTGATTTTTTCAACCTTCCAGCTTTTTTTAATCTTTTATTTGTCTTTTTTTTTCGATCTCATCGACTTTACAATAACATGATGGATCGCTTTCTTTTTTGGCATTCTCCTGGTCTTTTTTAATTAAATAATAGGATGCGCCTGCGGTAACAATTAATAGGGCGATCATTAGCAGTATCACTGTTGTGTTCGCTAATTGCAACTGCTGGGTGGCTACCTGATAGGTACCAATAAATCCAAATACCATAAACGCACCAGCCGATACCAACTTAACCGTCCGCTCTGGTATTTTTCGACATAGTACCACCCCAATAATTATCCCGATGGCATCGGCTATCAGCATCCCAGTGGTGGTTCCGACGAGCACGCCAATGGCATTATCGGGAAACTTCGTCGCCAGCGCAATGGTAGCCAGCTGGGTTTTATCCCCCATTTCGGCAATAAAAAAGGCAATCGTCACGGTGATAATCGGTCCGAATTTGGTG
This window encodes:
- a CDS encoding TMEM165/GDT1 family protein: MYLNFIAFLVAVGAVVLAEMGDKTQLLAMAFATKYKASKVMIGVFIATVFNHALAVAVGNYITRFDGAQMWIQGIASLSFIFFGLWTIRGDKLDGEENRATKFGPIITVTIAFFIAEMGDKTQLATIALATKFPDNAIGVLVGTTTGMLIADAIGIIIGVVLCRKIPERTVKLVSAGAFMVFGFIGTYQVATQQLQLANTTVILLMIALLIVTAGASYYLIKKDQENAKKESDPSCYCKVDEIEKKRQIKD